A single window of Sulfitobacter sp. JL08 DNA harbors:
- a CDS encoding arylsulfatase, with product MSFRTSLSALAILALGAQAQAQQWPDRSTLPIPLAPFEGKVGETYQQSEPDWQEPVAAPEDAPNIIVILLDDVGFGQTSTFGGLIPTPELDALAEEGLKFTRFHTTAICGPSRAALLTGRNHHSSGNGFLMEWATGFPSYSTMLPRETATIGEILKGNGYTTWWYGKNHNTPDWETTVAGPFDRWPTGMGFDYFYGFNAGETHQFYPVIFENTVPVEPETTPEEGYHFMTDMTDRAIARMQFSKSVAPDKPFLMYFAPGAVHAPHHVTLEWRAQFDGAFDMGWDAYREQVFERQKQMGVIPADTVLTPRPDWVEPWDELSDEQKQVYTALFENFAAYFAFTDHEIGRLLDAVETLPDAENTMVIYIVGDNGASSEGGLDGTLNEIKALNGVPTELGEVLENLDKLGGPESEPHYPVGWAWAGNTPFQWVKQVASHLGGTRNPMVITWPARIEHDPEPRDAFLHLIDVVPTILEAAGLPMPETVNGVKQKPLEGASFLEAFENPDFKGRSEQYFEVFSNRSMYADGWKANAQHTFPWRQDFAPGNWEQDVWELYNLEEDFSEANNLADENPEKLAELKEMFVKAAERFDVLPLDDRGQARLGMAKPPVPGAAEGATTYTYYTGAIRIAEPAAPPMKNNSWTMTADITTQGSGTEGVVVGFGGVAAGLVLYLDAGVLVFDYNYFEEHTVLRGTEPLPEGDNKITVKFDYLGEDGALGAGADLTLVVNGQEIATGSLDATVPARFGIDTFGIGEDSGQPVTHEYEAPFPFTGTIGQVVVEIR from the coding sequence ATGTCTTTCAGAACGTCATTATCCGCGCTTGCAATTCTGGCGCTTGGCGCGCAGGCACAGGCCCAGCAATGGCCCGACCGCTCCACCCTGCCGATCCCGCTTGCCCCGTTCGAGGGCAAGGTCGGTGAAACATACCAGCAATCCGAACCCGACTGGCAGGAACCGGTCGCAGCGCCGGAGGATGCGCCCAATATCATCGTGATCCTGCTGGATGACGTCGGCTTTGGTCAGACCTCTACCTTTGGCGGGTTGATCCCGACGCCTGAACTTGACGCGCTGGCCGAAGAGGGGCTGAAATTCACCCGCTTTCACACCACGGCGATCTGCGGACCGTCCCGGGCCGCGCTTCTGACGGGGCGCAATCACCATTCCAGCGGCAATGGTTTCCTGATGGAATGGGCGACGGGCTTTCCCAGCTATTCGACCATGCTGCCGCGTGAAACCGCCACCATCGGCGAGATCCTGAAAGGCAACGGCTATACCACATGGTGGTATGGCAAAAACCACAACACACCCGACTGGGAGACAACGGTTGCCGGCCCGTTTGACCGGTGGCCCACCGGCATGGGCTTTGACTATTTCTATGGTTTCAACGCGGGCGAAACGCACCAGTTCTATCCGGTGATTTTCGAGAACACGGTGCCGGTAGAACCTGAAACCACGCCCGAAGAGGGCTATCATTTCATGACCGACATGACCGACCGCGCCATCGCGCGGATGCAGTTTTCAAAATCGGTCGCACCGGACAAGCCGTTCCTGATGTATTTCGCGCCCGGTGCCGTGCATGCGCCGCACCACGTCACCCTCGAATGGCGCGCGCAGTTTGACGGGGCTTTCGACATGGGCTGGGATGCCTACCGAGAGCAGGTCTTTGAGCGCCAGAAACAGATGGGGGTGATCCCCGCAGACACCGTTCTGACACCCCGTCCGGACTGGGTAGAGCCATGGGACGAACTGAGCGATGAACAAAAACAGGTCTACACGGCCCTCTTTGAAAACTTTGCCGCCTATTTTGCCTTTACCGACCACGAGATCGGCCGGTTGCTTGATGCCGTGGAAACGCTGCCCGACGCCGAAAACACGATGGTCATCTACATCGTCGGCGACAACGGGGCGTCCTCCGAGGGCGGTCTTGACGGGACGCTGAACGAGATCAAGGCGCTGAACGGGGTTCCGACAGAGCTTGGCGAAGTGCTGGAGAATCTTGACAAGCTGGGCGGCCCGGAATCCGAACCGCACTATCCAGTTGGCTGGGCCTGGGCTGGCAACACGCCGTTCCAGTGGGTCAAGCAGGTCGCCTCGCATCTGGGCGGTACGCGCAACCCGATGGTCATCACATGGCCCGCGCGGATCGAACACGACCCTGAACCGCGCGATGCCTTCCTGCATCTTATCGATGTGGTGCCGACCATCCTTGAGGCTGCGGGTTTGCCAATGCCCGAGACCGTCAACGGTGTGAAGCAGAAGCCACTTGAGGGCGCATCCTTCCTTGAAGCCTTTGAAAATCCAGACTTCAAAGGACGCTCGGAACAATATTTCGAGGTGTTCTCGAACAGGTCCATGTATGCGGACGGCTGGAAAGCCAACGCACAGCACACCTTTCCCTGGCGCCAGGACTTTGCCCCCGGCAACTGGGAACAGGACGTCTGGGAGCTTTACAATCTCGAGGAAGACTTCTCGGAAGCGAACAACCTTGCCGACGAGAACCCCGAGAAACTGGCCGAGTTGAAGGAAATGTTCGTCAAGGCCGCAGAGCGGTTTGATGTCCTGCCGCTTGATGACCGCGGTCAGGCCCGTCTTGGCATGGCCAAGCCGCCGGTGCCGGGTGCAGCAGAAGGTGCGACGACCTACACCTACTACACAGGCGCGATCCGCATCGCCGAACCGGCTGCGCCGCCGATGAAGAACAACTCCTGGACGATGACGGCCGATATCACGACGCAAGGCAGCGGGACCGAAGGCGTGGTTGTCGGCTTTGGCGGTGTCGCGGCGGGGCTTGTGCTGTACCTTGATGCAGGTGTCCTGGTCTTCGATTACAATTACTTTGAAGAGCACACTGTCTTGCGCGGAACCGAACCCCTGCCTGAAGGCGACAACAAGATCACCGTGAAGTTCGATTATCTGGGCGAAGACGGTGCTTTGGGTGCGGGCGCTGACCTGACGCTTGTCGTCAACGGACAAGAGATCGCGACAGGCAGCCTGGACGCCACCGTGCCTGCCCGCTTTGGCATCGACACCTTCGGGATCGGAGAGGACAGCGGCCAGCCTGTCACCCACGAGTACGAGGCCCCGTTCCCCTTTACCGGAACCATAGGGCAGGTTGTGGTCGAAATCAGGTAG
- a CDS encoding aerobic carbon-monoxide dehydrogenase large subunit → MKDEITRDERVDNLKGLGCSRKRVEDARFTQGKGNYVDDIKLDGMLFGDFVRSPYAHARIKNIDTAAALEVPGVLAVLTAADLEPLGLHWMPTLAGDKQMVLADGKVLFQGQEVAFVVAEDRYAAADGIEAVEVEYEELPVIVNPFEALQSDVVLREDLVGEDGSIPDGAHGPRKHPNHIFTWDAGDKGPTEEVIANAEVVASESMYYHRTHPCPLETCGCVASMDKVNGKLTLWGTFQAPHAIRTVVSLISGIEEHNIRVISPDIGGGFGNKVGAYPGYVCSVVASIVTGKPVKWIEDRMDNLMTTAFARDYHMTGKISATKEGKITGLQCHVTADHGGFDACADPTKFPAGFMNICTGSYDIPTAYLEVDGVYTNKAPGGVSYRCSFRVTEAVYFIERMIEVLAIELNMDAAELRRINFIKKEQFPYKAALGWEYDSGDYHTAWDKALKAVDYDGLRAEQAQRVEDFKAGKTRKLMGIGLSFFTEIVGAGPVKNCDILGLGMFDSCEIRIHPTGSAIARLGTISQGQGHATTFAQILASEIGLPADSITIEEGDTDTAPYGLGTYGSRSTPVAGAATAMAGRKIRAKAQMIAAYLLEVHDNDVEFDVDRFVVKGAPEKFKTMKEIAFAAYNQAIPGLEPGLEAVSYYDPPNMTYPFGAYVCVMDIDVDTGVPEIRRFYALDDCGTRINPMIIEGQVHGGLTEALAVALGQEIAYDDMGNVKTGTLMDFFLPTAWEVPNYETDFTVTPSPHHPIGAKGVGESPHVGGVPCFSNAVQDAFRPFGNRHTNMPHDHWRIWRTANELGLHD, encoded by the coding sequence ATGAAGGACGAAATCACCCGCGACGAACGCGTCGATAATCTCAAGGGCCTGGGCTGTTCGCGCAAGCGTGTTGAAGATGCCCGCTTTACCCAGGGCAAGGGGAACTATGTCGACGATATCAAACTGGACGGCATGCTGTTTGGCGACTTTGTCCGCTCTCCCTATGCGCATGCGCGGATTAAGAATATCGACACCGCCGCTGCGCTGGAAGTGCCCGGCGTGCTGGCCGTTCTGACGGCCGCCGATCTTGAACCGCTGGGGCTGCATTGGATGCCAACGCTGGCCGGTGACAAACAAATGGTACTGGCCGATGGCAAGGTGCTGTTTCAGGGTCAGGAAGTGGCCTTTGTGGTTGCCGAAGACCGCTATGCCGCCGCCGATGGCATTGAGGCTGTCGAGGTCGAGTACGAAGAACTGCCTGTCATCGTGAACCCGTTCGAAGCGCTGCAATCGGATGTGGTGCTGCGTGAGGATCTGGTTGGCGAAGATGGGTCCATCCCGGATGGTGCACACGGGCCGCGCAAGCACCCCAACCATATTTTCACATGGGATGCAGGCGACAAAGGTCCGACCGAAGAGGTGATCGCCAATGCCGAGGTTGTCGCAAGCGAAAGCATGTATTACCACCGCACCCACCCCTGTCCGCTGGAAACCTGCGGCTGCGTTGCGTCCATGGACAAGGTGAATGGCAAACTAACGCTTTGGGGCACGTTTCAGGCCCCGCATGCGATCCGGACGGTGGTTTCGCTGATTTCTGGCATTGAGGAACATAACATTCGCGTAATCTCGCCCGATATCGGCGGCGGTTTTGGCAACAAGGTCGGCGCTTATCCGGGCTATGTGTGTTCTGTTGTTGCGTCCATCGTGACCGGCAAGCCCGTGAAGTGGATTGAAGACCGGATGGACAACCTGATGACCACGGCCTTTGCGCGTGATTATCATATGACCGGCAAAATCTCGGCCACCAAGGAAGGCAAGATTACCGGCCTGCAATGCCATGTAACGGCGGACCACGGCGGTTTTGATGCCTGTGCCGACCCGACCAAGTTTCCGGCGGGCTTCATGAATATCTGCACGGGATCATATGACATCCCGACAGCCTATCTTGAAGTCGATGGCGTCTACACCAACAAGGCGCCGGGCGGGGTCAGCTATCGTTGTTCGTTCCGGGTGACCGAGGCTGTGTACTTTATCGAGCGCATGATCGAAGTGCTTGCGATCGAGTTGAATATGGACGCGGCAGAGTTGCGGCGGATCAACTTTATCAAGAAGGAACAGTTTCCGTATAAAGCGGCGCTTGGCTGGGAATATGACAGCGGCGACTATCACACGGCCTGGGACAAGGCGCTGAAAGCCGTGGATTATGACGGGCTGCGGGCCGAACAGGCGCAGCGGGTCGAGGATTTCAAGGCGGGCAAGACGCGCAAGCTGATGGGGATTGGTCTGTCGTTCTTCACCGAGATCGTGGGCGCCGGGCCAGTGAAGAATTGCGATATCCTCGGGCTTGGCATGTTTGACAGCTGTGAAATCCGCATCCACCCGACAGGGTCGGCGATTGCACGGCTTGGCACCATCTCTCAGGGGCAGGGGCACGCAACGACGTTTGCGCAAATTCTTGCATCCGAGATCGGCTTGCCGGCGGACAGCATCACCATTGAGGAAGGCGATACTGACACGGCCCCCTATGGCCTTGGCACATACGGATCGCGTTCCACACCGGTTGCGGGGGCTGCGACAGCCATGGCGGGACGCAAAATTCGCGCCAAGGCGCAGATGATCGCGGCCTACCTGCTCGAGGTTCACGACAATGACGTGGAATTCGATGTCGATCGGTTTGTCGTCAAAGGCGCGCCTGAAAAGTTCAAGACGATGAAGGAAATCGCCTTTGCCGCCTACAATCAGGCCATTCCAGGGCTCGAGCCGGGGCTTGAGGCTGTTAGCTATTATGACCCGCCCAACATGACCTATCCGTTCGGCGCCTATGTCTGTGTCATGGACATTGACGTGGACACCGGTGTGCCGGAAATCCGCCGCTTTTACGCGCTGGATGATTGCGGCACACGGATCAACCCGATGATCATCGAAGGGCAGGTACATGGCGGTCTGACCGAAGCGCTTGCTGTCGCACTGGGACAAGAGATTGCCTATGATGACATGGGCAACGTCAAGACGGGTACGTTGATGGATTTCTTCCTGCCGACGGCGTGGGAAGTGCCCAATTACGAAACCGACTTTACCGTCACACCCAGTCCGCATCACCCGATTGGGGCCAAGGGCGTGGGCGAAAGCCCGCATGTGGGCGGCGTGCCCTGTTTTTCAAACGCGGTGCAGGATGCGTTCCGCCCGTTTGGCAACCGGCACACGAACATGCCGCATGACCACTGGCGGATCTGGCGCACAGCCAATGAGCTTGGTCTGCACGATTGA
- a CDS encoding FAD binding domain-containing protein, translated as MIPVSFEYYRPKDMAGVLAVLEEHGDDARVMAGGHSLIPMMKLRMADVPHLIDLQDVGGMSDIEIGDGTIRIGAMVTQAEIIDHAGLADVAPILREAALQIADPQVRYMGTVGGNVANGDPGNDMPGLMQCLDAVFTVIGPDGERDIPARAFYEAAYMTAREDEEVLTAVTIPVPKGGYAYEKQKRKIGDYATAAAAVQIVKDGDSCTSAAIAMTNLSDTPIFSVDAGNALVGTSVDKAALDAAVAAMLGDIDPTEDNRGPVAFKNHVAGVILRRAIERAWSRA; from the coding sequence ATGATTCCAGTCTCATTCGAATATTATCGTCCGAAGGACATGGCCGGTGTGCTGGCTGTTCTGGAAGAGCACGGCGATGATGCGCGTGTCATGGCGGGCGGGCACAGCCTGATCCCGATGATGAAACTGCGCATGGCCGATGTACCGCATCTGATTGATCTGCAGGACGTTGGCGGCATGTCCGACATCGAAATTGGCGATGGCACCATTCGTATCGGTGCAATGGTCACGCAGGCCGAAATCATCGACCATGCCGGTCTGGCAGATGTGGCACCGATCCTGCGCGAAGCAGCCCTGCAGATCGCTGACCCCCAGGTCCGCTACATGGGCACTGTTGGTGGCAACGTCGCGAATGGCGATCCGGGCAACGATATGCCGGGGCTGATGCAATGCCTTGACGCGGTGTTCACCGTGATCGGGCCAGATGGCGAACGTGATATTCCCGCGCGGGCATTTTATGAAGCCGCCTATATGACCGCACGTGAGGACGAAGAGGTGCTGACCGCTGTCACCATTCCCGTACCCAAGGGCGGTTACGCGTACGAGAAACAAAAACGCAAGATTGGCGATTATGCCACTGCCGCCGCCGCCGTGCAGATCGTCAAGGATGGCGACAGTTGCACGAGTGCCGCGATCGCGATGACAAACCTTAGCGACACGCCGATTTTTTCCGTCGACGCCGGTAACGCACTTGTCGGGACGTCGGTTGACAAGGCCGCGCTGGACGCTGCCGTTGCTGCGATGCTGGGCGATATCGACCCGACCGAGGACAACCGCGGCCCCGTTGCATTCAAAAACCATGTGGCTGGCGTCATCCTGCGCCGCGCCATCGAGCGCGCCTGGTCGCGGGCGTAG
- a CDS encoding DUF1254 domain-containing protein, which produces MKRRFFLTSSTTALISAAALPSGLWAQTTETGLPSGKTSFHPDYVETIAELAYFWGYPMVNMINRSMSLGSAPAPGTLGGVFPVSSPNRIGMLTDYIDPGQRSVACPNQDVVYGLGFQFLDQSPVVVQVPDFGDRFYVYAIYNHRTTQVGQVGAPYNTKPGMYLMVGPDCEGEIPEGMAGLIRWDTNLTMMIPRIFLNDTDEDRAAVQPLVNQVMVYPLQEYTGKMQTTDWTKAPDFPGDDSSGGETKWVMPETFFDQLPDVLDRVPALPGEEGLYAQFHALLEAAENDPEIKQAMINTVARVDAETIPDFLQWRYNGKPAGNNWNRSLNNAEWGLDYYNRVSTSRSNMFDNRPNETQYFYTDVDVDGEPLDGTTT; this is translated from the coding sequence ATGAAACGGCGTTTTTTCCTCACCTCTTCCACAACAGCACTGATATCCGCCGCCGCACTGCCTTCGGGCCTTTGGGCGCAGACCACTGAAACCGGCTTGCCCTCGGGCAAAACCAGCTTTCATCCCGACTATGTCGAGACCATTGCCGAACTTGCCTACTTCTGGGGCTATCCCATGGTCAACATGATCAACCGCTCGATGAGCCTAGGTTCGGCGCCCGCACCCGGTACGCTGGGCGGGGTGTTCCCGGTTTCGTCGCCCAATCGGATTGGCATGCTGACTGATTACATCGATCCCGGCCAGCGCTCTGTCGCCTGTCCCAATCAGGACGTGGTGTATGGCCTTGGTTTCCAATTCCTCGACCAGTCCCCGGTTGTCGTTCAGGTGCCGGACTTTGGCGACCGTTTCTATGTTTACGCGATCTATAACCACCGAACCACGCAGGTGGGTCAGGTGGGTGCGCCCTATAACACCAAACCGGGCATGTACCTGATGGTGGGCCCCGACTGTGAGGGCGAGATACCAGAAGGCATGGCGGGCCTGATCCGGTGGGACACGAACCTTACGATGATGATCCCGCGGATTTTCCTGAACGATACCGATGAAGACCGGGCTGCTGTGCAGCCGCTTGTCAATCAGGTCATGGTGTATCCGTTGCAGGAATATACCGGCAAGATGCAGACAACGGATTGGACAAAGGCACCGGACTTTCCCGGCGACGATTCCAGCGGCGGCGAAACCAAGTGGGTGATGCCGGAGACCTTTTTTGACCAACTTCCCGATGTGCTGGATCGCGTGCCTGCATTGCCGGGCGAGGAAGGGCTTTATGCCCAGTTCCACGCCCTGCTTGAGGCCGCAGAGAACGACCCCGAAATCAAGCAGGCAATGATCAATACGGTCGCAAGGGTCGATGCAGAGACTATCCCAGACTTTCTGCAGTGGCGCTATAACGGCAAACCTGCGGGAAACAACTGGAACCGGTCGCTGAACAATGCCGAGTGGGGGCTGGATTACTACAACCGCGTAAGCACGTCGCGCTCCAATATGTTCGACAACCGGCCCAACGAGACGCAGTATTTCTATACCGACGTCGATGTTGATGGCGAACCGCTGGATGGTACAACAACCTAG
- a CDS encoding DUF1214 domain-containing protein, protein MPDPAPAVEQAEQTRIYPLWAQEKDIPAMEFPNASNQRVNMMYPIDNAFWTKLKDFVDYEPLTAIDPELRGVLASIGIVKGQPFEPSERQQELLLKAVETAPKMILASKQLGRADGRNLYYDDRQYERAWAAATAEWMQETYLDIDQRAGFFQYAYSSAPAMVQRSIGAGSKYPYTLRDADGNFLDGSNTYRMHLPANPPAALFWAVTAYNLTDGTMPETEQLLPSTNSYYDVAKNEDGSIDIWFAPEQPEDVADTNFIQTIPGRNFMAILRLYGAEIEFYDQSWKPDDLVKVE, encoded by the coding sequence GTGCCGGACCCGGCACCGGCGGTGGAGCAGGCCGAACAGACGCGGATCTATCCGCTGTGGGCACAGGAAAAAGATATCCCCGCGATGGAGTTTCCCAACGCGAGCAACCAGCGCGTGAACATGATGTATCCGATCGACAACGCCTTCTGGACCAAGCTGAAGGACTTCGTCGATTACGAACCGCTGACTGCGATTGATCCCGAGTTGCGCGGCGTGCTCGCGTCCATCGGCATCGTCAAGGGTCAGCCCTTCGAGCCCAGTGAACGGCAGCAGGAGTTGCTATTGAAAGCGGTCGAAACAGCGCCGAAGATGATCCTGGCGAGCAAGCAGCTTGGCCGTGCGGATGGGCGCAATCTTTACTATGACGACCGGCAGTATGAACGCGCCTGGGCTGCCGCGACTGCGGAGTGGATGCAGGAAACATACCTGGACATCGATCAGCGCGCCGGCTTTTTCCAGTATGCCTATTCTTCGGCCCCCGCGATGGTCCAGCGCTCCATCGGCGCCGGGTCGAAATACCCCTATACGCTGCGGGATGCGGACGGAAATTTCCTTGACGGTTCCAACACCTACCGGATGCACCTGCCTGCCAACCCACCGGCGGCGCTGTTCTGGGCGGTGACTGCGTACAATCTGACAGACGGAACCATGCCCGAAACGGAACAACTGCTGCCCTCGACGAACAGCTACTATGATGTGGCCAAGAACGAAGATGGCTCCATCGACATCTGGTTCGCGCCAGAGCAGCCGGAAGATGTCGCGGATACCAACTTTATCCAGACCATCCCGGGCCGCAACTTCATGGCCATCCTTAGGCTCTATGGCGCCGAGATTGAGTTCTACGACCAGAGCTGGAAGCCCGATGATCTGGTCAAGGTCGAGTAG
- a CDS encoding (2Fe-2S)-binding protein produces the protein MSKKMHIKLNVNGKDEEFLAEPRELLIYTLRERLNITGPHIGCETSHCGACTVTINGKSVKSCTMFVAQADGAKVTTIEGIGGPDNLHPLQEAFKEHHGLQCGYCTPGMITRATKLLEEIPNPTEEEIRFGMAGNICRCTGYQNIVKSIQAAAAEMNAAKEAAE, from the coding sequence ATGTCAAAGAAAATGCACATCAAACTGAACGTGAACGGCAAGGACGAGGAATTTCTCGCGGAACCCCGCGAATTGCTGATCTATACGCTGCGCGAGCGGCTGAACATCACCGGGCCGCACATCGGATGCGAAACGTCTCATTGCGGGGCCTGCACCGTCACGATCAACGGCAAATCTGTGAAATCCTGCACCATGTTCGTGGCACAGGCCGATGGCGCCAAGGTGACAACAATTGAAGGGATCGGCGGGCCTGATAACCTGCATCCGCTGCAAGAGGCGTTCAAGGAGCACCATGGCTTGCAGTGCGGCTATTGCACGCCCGGTATGATCACCCGCGCGACCAAGCTGTTGGAGGAAATCCCCAACCCGACCGAAGAGGAAATCCGCTTTGGCATGGCCGGCAATATTTGTCGCTGCACGGGATATCAGAACATTGTGAAATCCATTCAGGCCGCTGCGGCTGAAATGAATGCAGCCAAGGAGGCCGCAGAATGA
- a CDS encoding IS5 family transposase: MPKQPAIPGLGDAVKKKVTRREKFLSEMDAVVPWGRLLALIEPHYPKVGSKGGRPPMPLETMLRVYFLQSWYALSDPMAEESLYDSEAMRRFAGIELGDDRIPDETTILNFRHLLEKHQLTEKLFAEVNAYLADKGVTLRSGTLVDATIIDAPSSTKNEAKARDPEMSSTKKGNDWYFGMKAHVGVDADSGIVHSLETTTAKTHDSQVWDELLHGNETSVWADKGYVHSEREAAFTKDAGRFWGVMRKAPKGGELDPLDVQINRIIAKVRAKVEHPFRILKRQFGHVKTRYRGLAKNRAHLFTLFALGNLFMTRRKLAA, from the coding sequence ATGCCCAAACAGCCTGCCATTCCCGGCCTTGGTGATGCGGTGAAGAAGAAGGTGACGCGCCGCGAGAAGTTCCTGTCGGAGATGGATGCGGTGGTGCCTTGGGGTCGTCTGTTGGCGCTGATCGAGCCGCACTATCCGAAGGTTGGGTCAAAGGGTGGTCGGCCACCGATGCCACTGGAGACGATGCTGCGAGTGTATTTCCTTCAGAGCTGGTACGCGCTGAGCGATCCGATGGCCGAAGAGAGCCTGTATGACAGCGAGGCCATGCGCCGGTTTGCCGGTATCGAGCTTGGCGATGACCGCATCCCCGACGAAACAACGATCCTGAACTTCCGGCACCTGCTGGAGAAGCATCAGCTGACCGAGAAGCTGTTTGCCGAGGTGAATGCCTATCTTGCCGACAAGGGCGTCACGCTGCGCTCTGGCACGTTGGTGGATGCGACGATCATCGATGCGCCGTCCTCGACCAAGAATGAAGCCAAGGCCCGCGATCCCGAGATGTCATCCACCAAGAAGGGTAATGACTGGTACTTCGGCATGAAGGCCCATGTTGGCGTCGATGCAGACAGCGGCATCGTCCACAGCCTGGAGACCACCACTGCCAAGACCCACGATAGCCAGGTCTGGGACGAACTGCTGCACGGCAACGAAACATCCGTCTGGGCGGACAAGGGCTACGTGCATTCCGAACGAGAGGCGGCCTTCACCAAGGATGCAGGCCGGTTCTGGGGCGTGATGCGCAAGGCACCCAAAGGTGGCGAACTGGATCCGCTCGACGTGCAGATCAACCGGATCATCGCAAAGGTCCGGGCCAAGGTTGAGCACCCGTTCCGGATCCTGAAGCGCCAGTTCGGCCACGTGAAGACGCGCTACCGTGGGCTGGCCAAGAACCGGGCGCATCTGTTCACGCTCTTCGCCCTCGGCAACCTGTTCATGACCCGGAGAAAGCTGGCAGCATGA
- a CDS encoding DUF1214 domain-containing protein yields the protein MPPVRGFWSMTLYDKEHFFHPNDLGRYSLGTKNASLQYNDDGSLTLYVGNTSPGAELETNWIPAPADVFSLYIRAYWGEPGITRGTWQPPAVAPQG from the coding sequence TTGCCGCCGGTGCGGGGTTTCTGGTCGATGACACTTTACGACAAGGAACATTTTTTCCACCCCAACGATCTCGGGCGCTATTCGCTGGGCACCAAGAACGCGTCGCTTCAATATAACGACGATGGCTCGCTGACACTTTATGTCGGCAACACATCGCCGGGCGCAGAGCTTGAAACAAACTGGATACCGGCGCCCGCCGATGTCTTTTCGCTTTATATCCGCGCCTATTGGGGCGAACCGGGCATCACCCGTGGCACATGGCAACCGCCCGCCGTTGCGCCGCAGGGATAG
- a CDS encoding MHYT domain-containing protein, which produces MEFLTVNHSSFLIAMSCVVALVAGFTGLSLTRDLSEKPMFQKKAAIALAAIALGGGIWAMHFVAMLGLKLPILFYYDAAITLVSALSAILLVGAALILLHFAQRTPLIISLAGAIVGIGILVMHYIGMAGLELCRAVYTTSGVVFSSVVAIGLCVLAFWIAYGKRTKRNIVLGTICFAAAVCSVHFLAISQTNFVQEPNVAEFGPAMSNETLALGVIFFSFVIFGACLWVSVTYLVAPGSEAKRPEPQPAPQLNAELQIPCEADGHKIFVRAKDVMFVRADGHYTQIYTENERLFCVWPITVAFKRLLPLGFLQTHRSYMVNPARVSRFERTKDKGRCLFDRGDLPPAPVSRSKLKMVQDVLASHGGAIGA; this is translated from the coding sequence ATGGAATTCCTGACCGTCAATCATAGCAGTTTCCTGATCGCGATGTCCTGCGTCGTTGCATTGGTTGCGGGGTTCACCGGTCTTTCGCTGACCCGCGATTTGTCGGAAAAACCGATGTTTCAGAAAAAAGCTGCAATAGCACTTGCCGCCATTGCGTTGGGCGGCGGCATCTGGGCTATGCATTTTGTGGCCATGTTGGGTCTGAAACTTCCAATTCTGTTCTATTATGATGCGGCCATTACGCTGGTGTCGGCTCTGTCAGCCATACTTCTCGTCGGGGCGGCCCTGATCCTTTTGCACTTTGCTCAGCGCACACCGCTTATCATTTCGCTTGCGGGCGCCATTGTCGGGATCGGCATTCTTGTCATGCACTATATTGGCATGGCCGGTCTGGAACTGTGCCGTGCCGTCTACACGACGTCTGGCGTCGTCTTTTCTTCGGTTGTGGCCATCGGGCTGTGCGTTCTTGCCTTTTGGATTGCTTACGGAAAACGGACGAAACGAAACATTGTGCTTGGCACGATTTGTTTCGCGGCTGCGGTATGCTCGGTACACTTTCTGGCGATTTCACAGACCAATTTCGTGCAGGAACCCAATGTCGCGGAATTCGGCCCCGCCATGAGCAACGAAACCCTTGCGCTTGGGGTGATCTTTTTCAGTTTTGTGATCTTCGGGGCGTGTCTTTGGGTAAGCGTGACATATCTGGTCGCGCCCGGATCAGAAGCCAAGCGCCCGGAACCCCAACCAGCACCGCAATTGAATGCGGAATTGCAAATCCCCTGCGAAGCGGATGGCCACAAGATCTTTGTCAGGGCAAAGGACGTGATGTTTGTGCGGGCCGATGGGCATTACACACAGATCTATACCGAAAACGAACGGTTGTTCTGTGTCTGGCCGATCACCGTGGCTTTCAAACGCCTTTTGCCTCTTGGATTCTTGCAAACCCATCGCAGCTACATGGTCAATCCTGCCCGTGTCTCGCGATTTGAACGGACCAAAGACAAGGGGCGGTGTTTGTTTGACCGAGGTGATCTGCCGCCCGCCCCGGTGAGCCGATCGAAACTGAAGATGGTTCAGGATGTGCTTGCGTCGCATGGCGGCGCAATTGGTGCGTGA